ATTCACATAAGTGATTATGGCTTCGCGCATGAGCCGAAGCTCAACTTCCTTTTCCAATGGCTGCGATTGTTCCGTCGAGGGAGCGGTCTCCTTGCTGACAAGAACGAGCTCAGACTCCAATTCTTCCCGGTTTCTCTTATGTTTGCGCACGTGATTCAAGGTTACATTCCGCACTAATTTCTTGATCCAGCCTTCATATTTATCATGCTCTTTCAGTGACAGCGCTTTTCTCACAGCACGAAAAAAAGACTCCTGAATAATATCTTCGACGCTTGAATGATCTCTCATAATAAAGTAAATCATCGGATAAACCAGCATGTAAAATTCTT
This genomic window from Paenibacillus hexagrammi contains:
- a CDS encoding RNA polymerase sigma factor; the protein is MSKYLILIFTTDFYTLDKAEQEQVYQEFYMLVYPMIYFIMRDHSSVEDIIQESFFRAVRKALSLKEHDKYEGWIKKLVRNVTLNHVRKHKRNREELESELVLVSKETAPSTEQSQPLEKEVELRLMREAIITYVNQLSPAYRQIIAMKWIHNLSYKDMAGELGVSEGVVRQRLYRAREAIRRKMEQDWGSYHE